The Rhododendron vialii isolate Sample 1 chromosome 3a, ASM3025357v1 nucleotide sequence TAGAACTTTTCCAAATTAACATCACAAACTAAGATAATTAGTGGGAGTTTTTAGACTTGTGCAGAGACCCGGCCATCCCCCGCACCCTTTGTGTCCGCCCCCTGTCAGTGAGTCAAGCAAACCACCCTAGGAATTCGAAAACAAATCCTGACATCATTTCTTCATCAATCCTACCATTTTGAAAAACCTAGTCGATCATACTATAAGCTGGAATCTTCTGAATTCCATCGTCCGCCATTGCTTTCCTCAACGCAACAGCGTGGTCCCACATCTCAGCTCCAGCATAAATGGTCGACAGCAGCACATACTGGCCACAATGTTGCGGTCGCGATTTGAGCGGCCATCTTGCCAATTTATTAGCCAACTCCGTTGAGCCATGAACCTTACAAGCACCCAGAAGAGCCCCCATGACAGAGGCATCGGGTTCGAAAGGCATTGTGCTTATAAAACCAGCAGCTTCTCTCAGAAGCCCAGCTTTTCCCAAAAGATCAACTACACAACCATAGTGCTCCATACTCGGAACAATGCCAAAGTCGTGCGGCATTGATCGAAATAATTCCAAACCCAAGTCAACAAGCTCTGCACGAGCACAAGCACTGAGAACTGCTACAAACGTAACCTCATTGGGGTGCAAGCCTTCTGTCCTCATCATTTCGAACATGTCTACCGCCTGCTTCTCCATACCATTTAAAGCTAGCGAAGAGATCATTGTGTTCCAAGTGCACACCCCTTTAGCAGCCATTCTACTAAAAACTTCTACAGCATATCCTAAACAACCCATTTTCCCATACAAGTCTATCAACGCTGTTCCCATGAAAACAGTTAATTCCACCTCATTCTTAATGATGTACCCATGAACTTGCTTCCCTTGGTACAGGGCTCCTCCTCCATTACAATTAGAACATGAAGAAAGCACACTAACAAACGTAGCTTCATTGGGTTTGACAACACCCCCAGCTGAATCCTCGCGCGCCATCATCTTCTCGAAATACAGAATTGCCTTTGCAAAGCATCCGTTCCTCGCGTACCCATTAATCACGGTCGTCCACGAAACAACATCTCTCACTGCCATGCGCCGAAACAGCCCGAGAGCCGACCCCATATCCCCGTTCCTGCCGAGCGCATCGAGCATCGCGTTGCAGGCGACAATGCACGGTTCGGGCATTTCTTCGAACAGGCCATGGGCATCCGAAACGCTACCGAGTCGCGCGTACAGGTTGAGAAATGATGTCTGCACAAACGGGTCGCGCGATGCGCCTCGCTTGATCGCCTGGGCGTGGAGGGGCTTGCCCAAGTTGGAAGCCGGGGAGGGCGAGGAAGCGGCGGCCGCTTTGACGAGTGGAGGGAAGGTGAGGGCGTTGGGCGGGGATCGGTGGGCGAGCATGTGGGTGAAGAGGAGGAGGGTGGTGCGGGGTTGGCCGAGGTTGAGGTAGGCTCGGATCAAGGCGTTGAAGAGGAGGGTGGGGTGCCATTTGAGATGATTTGAGGAAGTGTTTGTTGGGTTGGGGAGGAGGTTGCCGGTGGTGAGGAGGAGGGAATGGAgttgtttgatttggttggggtGTTTGGTGAAGCGTTGGAGGAGTTGCAGTTGGGATTCTGGCGAGTTGAGCATACCAGGCAGCAACTCATTGCATACACCATCACCGTTTTATTTTCATTCGATTCCAAACTCTAATATATTTACAATAATTCTAGGGACACATCCAAACTCACACCCACAACTCACATGAATGGTAGGCCCCATACATGAGTACTAGCATGACTCATATATTTAACCCTTGTCTAGGGCGGTGAAGGAGCCGAGCTTTGTTGAGCTCGAGCCAAGCCTAAACGATTCGAGCCCTTAATGAGCTAAGTTTAGTCATCATTTTCTAAACGAGCTTCTTTAATCGAACAAAGTTTGCCTTAACAAGCTGAGTTTTTGTGTCAAGCCGAGCGTTAACGAGCCAAGCCAAATCAAGCCTGCGAACTACTCGGCTTATTTACACTCCCTTAATGAGCCAAGCTTACTCGAGCTCGAAGgctgctcggctcatttacccCTTGTCATGTCCTATATGTGTCCATCTCATGTCCCCATCTTATCCCCTAATTTGTGACGACCTGTGCCAACTCCTACTAACTTTTAGTCTCACTATGTGGCTTAAAAAATTAATCTCAAATTGTACAATTGCTCGTTGAGAGTTATGTATTACATCAAATTCCTTTAACCCATTGATGTGGGACTAAATGGGGCTTCACAATATTCCTTCTCCCcgaaaaattagttatatttaaTGGACACGGCATCATACAATTTTTGCTGTGTCCCCGGCATGTTCTCGTATCAGACAATTTCACTTTGTTTGAAACTTTAAATACACGAAACCTTACGCATGCGAAACTTGTCTTAGTGAATACTGTAATTCCTGGGTTACTAATGCATCACAGATATCACAACTCATCAATTTTTGCCAAATACAATCTTCTGAATAGAAAGCATTGAAGAAGAACTGGATCATACAGAATACCATATTCGATAAGCTCAGATGCCAGATACCTTACATGATGCCAATCCATTGAATCTATCCAGGTGCCCGAGGCTACATATAATAGTTTCCGAAGCTTGACATGCTTACTATACCGCCTCGGTATCGGGGATACATTGAAATTCTTACAATGAAATATGAAGCAACTAGGAAACATAGTAAAAAAACGGAAAATTTAACCTCCAAAAAGTAAAAGTATTTGTCTTGCACAAAAATTTCTCTAACTAAAAGTAATCAGACCGTTTGCGTTCTTCCAGAACCTAAAATGTACGACAAGTTCCAAAATACAATATGCAAATACAGATCCCCAGTTGCATTTATTCTTTTACGTCACAGTCCAATCCCAGCATCACCACACTATTCAAACCGTATAAATCTGAGCTTGCACTAGCTTTCACTCCCAACTCAGCCTGAAATCCATATTTGAGCAGTTAAGTATCATAACAGAAGGGCTCGAAATAGATCTCAATCAAGGATATACCACTTCTGAGGCAAACATAACCATCACAGACAATATGCATGCTATGAACTCAAGTAACAGAACCTCATACCTGCTGAGTGTGAAGTTGAATTCGGTGTTTTCTGAGGTTTCAGCATCTCTGGTCCGGACCAGGACGAGGGTGGTCCAGACCAGCGCAAGAGGAAGCAAAACCCATTGCAGCATGCTTAGTCCAGACGAGGGAAAGTTAGACCGGACAAGGGGAGGTTGGTCCAGACGAGCGGAATGCTGGTCCGGAGGAGAGAAGCTGTGcgttttggtgtttttagggtttttaagGCTTCTCTTGTATACCCCATATAAGGCAAAAAAGATAGGCAGCCCCTATTTTaactagtttatttttttcatcgcAGTGAAACCCCCCAACACCCCGTGAAGTACGATTAGCAAATAGCTTAAGTCGGAACCATGTATATCGCGTGTCTCATCTTTCGATTGCTTGTTTCTATTGATTGTGTGTTTGCTCTCTTGCCCTACAACACCGACCCTTCCGGTAACATGGCAAGCGCCATTATGATCACATAAGAATAACAAAGCAACACACTGGTTTTGTTTCGTTTTCAAATCCCACATAAGGATTATGAATTATGCTATATCACATTATAAAACTTAACGTTACATGATACCAAATCAATTATTCACACAATCACTATGACATATATCTGCCAAAACATCATTTTCTGTACTGTTTTCCCCCCTTGAAAACAGCTACCCAGTTCGCTTCAGGGTTAACAACTTGAATCCGTGATACAAATAGGCATAAGAAGGAATCCCCTTTTGCGAAGAGATTTTAGGACACAACATATTGTATACAGACCGCTTACAACATAAACCAGTGAGTACAACCACCACATATCCTAGGAATGGCATACCTAAATTTCATGGGAAAAGGATCTAGTTTCCCGATTCCATTTCAGTTTAAGGTGGAGGGTTAAAATCACTCCACTATACTACATGAAATAGGGAAACCCGTTCAGATCAGTAGCGAACTTTGGTCTTAAAAAACAAACTTGTGATTTGGCACTTTCAATCATTTCCATTGATCTTTGTACAATTTGCATCGTAACATCTATTTTAGCTGATTTTCACCCCTAAAACTACTTTCTGATAGCCTTAATTACTGTCAGCCGCCTCCTTCCACGTTCCTCGTAGGCTCATACATAAATCGCCAAAAAACTCTATCAAATAAGAAGAATACTTAAAGATTGTTAACAGGGATAAGGATCTTTTCTAATGTGAACCCCCATAAGGTCCATCACAGTGGCATTTCGGCGGTCCGAGTCATCTATTTTCTAGGTTCCATAGTGTAAAATCACCCGCAAGCCAAAAATTGAGTTCGTCGGATAGTAATAAGTGCCTAATTAAATCATATTTATCTTGAGAGAAATGGACAGTCAAAATTAATCCAGACGATGATAATTGTGACCATAAAATTCTTCAACAAACAAATATATCTAGTCCCATCTTAAATAAGTAAATATAAGAGATGTTccatgaattttattttttttttgcattgaaTAATTGTACGTTAAGCCCAACAAATTATCTAATTCAGACGTTAAAATAGTCTTTCCAATGAGGATCACAAGAGAGACTGTCATTCCAGTTAATAGACATTCAGAATTATTCTCATGATCACTGTGTGTTGATGCAGCTTCAGGACACGGGAGTCGTGACAGTAATCATATCTATTCAGGCCACTGAATTATGTTGCGAACTTCATGGTGGTAACTAGTGTCTTGTTTCATCTTGTGGCTGGTAGTTGGGCCTATATAACTTAGGTAGTAGCATGACAGTCGAGTGGGAGTCATGGGACCCTACGGTCTGCCACtcagacaaaaaattaacagtTGCAGTGTAATAGAATGGAAGATGGAAAGAGACCAAAGTGGGTCTCACTCATTAATAGTTGATAGAAACACGGAAAACTTATAAATTCATCCATCATGTAAACATATTTAATTTCAATCTTCAAGGTGCGGCACCTCTTAAAGCTAAATCATGGCTCCGCCCGATTCCTTGTGGAGATTACTTGATCACCTATCAACCGCTCATGTTATTCACAGTAACTGGCAACGTAGATAAAAACAGACTTTTGTAGTAATAATATTATCTTGAGCAACAAATTTATTTACGAACTGCATGCTTGCCTGCCATGTGCCTAACCAGTCTTGATGTTTGAACAAAGAAAGCAACCATCGGAGTTCTAATAATGCCAAATTTTCAAGCCATGGATAGAAGCCAACAAGAACAAATTCTTGACTCAAAAAATCTGATTTTAGCTTCTGATGTTCTCATCATGATGAGGCAACAGATGAGAACAAGAAACAAATTCTTGGCTTTAAAATATGATTTTACCTTCTGACGTTCTCATCATGATGGGGCAACAGATAACTTCAACTTCTTTGGTGGTGGGTTTCCTCCGGAAAACACAACGTAGGAATAAAAACATAGCATTGCAGCACTGCCACAATTGAAGACCAGAAAAGCAAATTAACAAAGATAACTCGACGGAAAAACTGAAGAATCTTCGTAGAGAAGCGCTGACAATTAGATATTGCAGTACCTAATGAAAGCATAGAAGCCTGTTGGGAAAAGTTTCGTTGTCTGCATAAAATTATCGCTTTGtagttaaaaacaaaaataaactagCCAACcagagagaaaaatataatgctGATGCGATGCGCTACCATTGAGTATGTCTGGAAGTTCTTCCAAAGAAGAGCCGCAGCAAGTACTGCAATGTCAAAACAGAACATCCAAAGTGAAAAGCGAAGTGACCAGTATCATGAAATTTTAAACTCTATCTTGATTGTTTTTCCAATATACATGAATATCGAGCATAAAATGGGAGTATTCCTTATTGTTTTCACAAACcactttttccaattttcttcCTTTAATTAACTACATAGAATCATCTTTAAATTTCAATACTCGGTAGCAGGACGTAAAAGAGTGATGATTGAGGCATAGAGCCAAAGTTAACGTCTTGAGGATAGTTATCCATTGTAGAAATAGCAAAGCAAAATCCCCCGTCTCATCTTTTAGCTAACACAATAACAGCTCCATTGCGATCACGGGTTTGATGTCTAATTGTCCAGGCAGTACGATAGTATCTTGTATCTGAACCGGTGGCTCAATTTTTCTGAGCAATGGGTATTCTCCCCTCCACGCAAGAGTAACCCCAGATATTCCCACCTCATCTGACTAGAATCCAACACATCTCTCCCTTTTTAGCTCATAAGGAGGGCTTTTGCTAACCCAAAAAATTGGTAACATAAATATCAATCATAAGCATCATTACTCAAATACAAGGTCCTTAACCAAATAAGAATTTAGAGAGATTACATTAACTCGTATGTCAAATATAGCTCCAGTAAACAGTCAATCTAGAAGCACACCGACTATTTTTAGGAGTTAGGGCTTTCAGGAATAGAGTCCAGGGTGACATATTTAGTCACACTTGCTATTCCTCTCTTAGTCACCTTCTTCTGGAAATCTTCCAACATGCTATCACTTTTTTGCCCGTTCTTGAGTGTCTCACTTGACCTCTCCCACAACCTATGCTTTTTCTCTTctatttccttctctctttttctctcatccCCTCAAATGTAATGCTCTTCTTATACTCGCCAGTAAAGCTATATAATTTATGTTTCTCTGGTAAAGAGCAAATAGCATTTTCCTACCCGAGAAAATCTTTCCAAGGATGCATGACCTTCCAGTTTTCTTTGAGAATTAGAAAATCATCTCCTGTGAGATGACTTGCAATGCTTGGTAGGGGTTCCATTAATGAAAGGAGCACAACTCGAGAGATAAAGTGCATCTAATTAGCCTCCCAACGTCAATGGCCACCGAGTGACGTGAATTTTACACTGTAATATTCCTCTTCTCACTCACCCTAGCCCTCCACACCCTGACTTCTCATTCTCTTTCGTGTTTTTATCTGCGAGTGAGAAATTAAGTgctactgtattttttttagagttctaGAGCCCATTGCATCGACCAAGCACAAGATTACCGtctaaacagagagagagagagagagagagagagagagagagagagagagagagagagagagagagagagagagagagagagagagagagagagagttactaAGCATTATAGCCTCCAACTCCATCCAAAGACGCACAGACTTAGCATAACGGAAGGAAATGCAACTTCTTATCAAACTCTGTTCTTAACTGTTGATTCACTACTTATGAATTGAATGTAATGCATGTGTATAAATCACTAATGTTCTGAAGTTAACAAAGAACTGCATCTTCCAGAAACCAACCATCCAACACATTGGGACTCGAGTCAACTGGATGGTAGCCAAGTTATTGCCTAAACAACAATGCCTTGGACATCAAAACTACCTTTTGGCACGTGTTACAGTTGAACACGATTCATCTTATAAACTAGCCCGGACCAGAAAATTTGAGGAGAAATGCCACTGGTATGCACAAAATTCCAGATAAAACAACCATTCATCGGGCCAAACATAACGCAATTAAAATTCGTGTTTCTAGTTAACCTTTTCCTTCAAACTTTCAACTTTTAAGTGCTAATTTCCTCTCTTCTTCTAGATATGACAGGCATCGAAACAGAAAACTAAGATGTATATACAAAGAGTCACAATTTCAAATTACACGAGAACAATACCTGCTTGTCCAAGGATAAATGGCAAGCTCGATTTTCCTTGTCTCCAGACTTTTAAGCTAAAGGTGCTGAGGGCTAGCAAAGCACCTCCAAATAGCACACCGGTGCCTAAGGTAGTAGGATTTCTTGTAAAAACAAAACCAGCAAGTCCCCCACCAAGAACAAGCCCACCTATTGGAAGATAATGTCAACACTAAAACCAATCAAATAGCACAGAAAATAAGGATCTATGATGGGGAAAAAGGTCAAGATATGATTAAAATGGATCATCATTACACTAATTTTATGTTGCCACTAAACATCATATAAAGAATTCTGGTTCTGCCTTTAGATTCAATCAAGAGAGAATATCAACAAGCGCTTGCGGCTTAAACATCCTGCATCTCATGGTCCAAAACATAAAGTTTGTATATCTTGGCCTGCTAGGCATGACATGTGCTGTGCCAGATCTGGCACAGACCACCAGAAGATTACACAGTAAATCTTAAGCAGTAAAGTTTGAAAGTTGATagtatttaaattttgaaaacaaacttaTGTGGATCCAATCAGAACTATGAGTAATGAAATTTGAATCATGCTAGAGTTCAGTCATAATTATTTAGTCGAGGTTAAGTGTTCTTTTATTAAATCAATGTATGATTCATTAACTCAGGTCTCTTGATCATTCGAAAAGTTGATAGCCACGAGTTGTAGGGATCACTCACAGATCGGGCAATCCATCAAGTTCTGTTATAACTTATAAGATCTCTCTCTGTCATTTTTATTTGTTGTAgatgatttttgaaagttaaaagTCCTAGTTTCCCGACTTCTTCCTTTAGCCAGGCCTTGCCGGTCTTGTTTTCCTTCCTTAAACCATATTTTACAAACCTATGTCATTCTTCCTTCAACCTCACCACTGTATCACATAAAATTACACCAAAGAAAGGATGATAGAGGACGTCCATTATATTGCAAAGTCACTTTCCCATATCGGTCTGTATATCTAGGTATTGGAATTCAATAAAGCTCGAGAAATAATACTTTTACTGAGTTGTTTGAGACATGAGAGAGTAACAATCTTGGACCAATCCCtaattaatttcataaaagaaaaggtGCACAAGTACATAATTACTACCTAACAAGTCTCCTTCACCTCAGTAATGAATAACTGAAAGGTTATCTTTGGCTTGCGAAATCACATGTTTTTAACTGACACTGAAGCACACTCACCAAATGGAATGCCAAAACAAAAGTCATGAATTTTTGCAGCCCTTTTATGCTCGGTGATAACCTGTTGTTCAGCTGGCTCACTAATCCCTTTCCCGTTGACATTTTCTTCTGTACTTGCATAGGACTTGGCTGAGCCTTCAATATGGGATCTCGAAGTATCTGGAGTATACTTTAAAGTTGTCTTAGTCTGTGAACCTGAAATTCCTTCACCAGTTCCATCACTAGCATAGACAACACCTACCTACGACATATACTTTCCATTAGTAAGTACCACTTGGAATGCcgtaaaaaaggaaaaaagcatATCTAATTCAAGCTTTTTTTACCGTTTGTATGCCAACGTCAAAAATGAATAAAAGGGCAGCATAAAGTAAGAGTCTGAAAAAGCAAAAACATCACTTTCACTTTCACTTTCACTTTCACCTTGCGCTTCTGATTGGAAGACACTTCTTTAAACCCCTTCTAGAGGTTTAGCTGAAGATTTCATGCAATTACCAAAAAACAACCTTCAACCATGATCTCCGTGTAAATGATCACATACTTTGAGCATCCATAGGCTATCAAAATGTAGTTGATCTTTCTGCCAGGTCATTCATCCCCGAAGAACGGGTTTTTCAGCCAGGGAAACGCAAGCGGGACAATCCAAGACATTCTATTACCTAATCCATATAACACATACATAACCTTATTGATCAAAGGGCATGTCATAAAATCGAACACCTCAGTCAAACCCCGACTGTAATTTTTCTGCTGTTGGGATAACCATCCCACTAGACAGCATTTTAAACCTAGAGTAAACTTGAGATGAAACACAAATTGTATAATTGTCATATGCAATATAATCACTTCTTTACATCGACCCCCAGTCCTCACATGCGATAGCACCATCTGCAATTAAGTGCTCCCAGAGATTTAGTGCAACTCACACCTccaacagatttttttttataactcacgTGCCCggccagcttacgtgcacctcgactaattccgggaCCAATCCCCCCGCTCCCAATTAAAACCAGAGCAAAACCCTGTATGGACTGACCAcacaagagttgatagcacccgAAACttttcgaacctgagaccttagggAGCAAACCCTTAAAGACCCAagccttgaccactaggccaaaCACTTGGGGTTAGCTCGAagagattattgattcgtttcaaaTTATCAGTTAAACGCTATTAAAATCACCTTGAAGCTAGTCATACCCTACGAATCCAATTTCAACGTTGcctaaaaataaacaaaaatttccGAATGTTACAAAGGATGGCCCTGAAATCTTGAAATGGTACCTTGGAGCGAAGAGCGGGGCAGGGAGCCGATCGAGCCTGGTGATGGAGTCTGCGATGGATTGGTAAGAAGCAGGAGAGCTGATGGGTGATTGCTGACGACATGATTTGGTTGTTTGATTGATTTCTTGATGTTAATGTCGATGTCGGTAAAGGCAACGGAGAAAGAGGTAGAAAGAGGGGATTCGTCAACAATGATGGCTGTCTTTATTTACTCCATTGTTGAAAACCCGGAAACAGAAAAACGCGATTCGGCTCGAACGGATTTGGTCAAAGATTCGACCTACCCAAACCACCTCACCTGAATTGTTTGGAACTTTTTGGAACTTTTaagttgggaaaatttcaaaaaaacccctgaactttctgaaaactcgcaaaaaaacacctaaactttcactattaacaaaaaaacacctaaatttagcattccgttaacaattagacccctgccatccaattccgttagtttgtaatggatggagctaacggaaggcgttaacttttttattttatttttactttttacattcaaaaattacttttaactctttctttttttattggtaaataatatgcaataaagttcttttttttttctcttactat carries:
- the LOC131318585 gene encoding putative pentatricopeptide repeat-containing protein At1g10330 yields the protein MLNSPESQLQLLQRFTKHPNQIKQLHSLLLTTGNLLPNPTNTSSNHLKWHPTLLFNALIRAYLNLGQPRTTLLLFTHMLAHRSPPNALTFPPLVKAAAASSPSPASNLGKPLHAQAIKRGASRDPFVQTSFLNLYARLGSVSDAHGLFEEMPEPCIVACNAMLDALGRNGDMGSALGLFRRMAVRDVVSWTTVINGYARNGCFAKAILYFEKMMAREDSAGGVVKPNEATFVSVLSSCSNCNGGGALYQGKQVHGYIIKNEVELTVFMGTALIDLYGKMGCLGYAVEVFSRMAAKGVCTWNTMISSLALNGMEKQAVDMFEMMRTEGLHPNEVTFVAVLSACARAELVDLGLELFRSMPHDFGIVPSMEHYGCVVDLLGKAGLLREAAGFISTMPFEPDASVMGALLGACKVHGSTELANKLARWPLKSRPQHCGQYVLLSTIYAGAEMWDHAVALRKAMADDGIQKIPAYSMID
- the LOC131318586 gene encoding protein FATTY ACID EXPORT 1, chloroplastic; its protein translation is MSSAITHQLSCFLPIHRRLHHQARSAPCPALRSKVGVVYASDGTGEGISGSQTKTTLKYTPDTSRSHIEGSAKSYASTEENVNGKGISEPAEQQVITEHKRAAKIHDFCFGIPFGGLVLGGGLAGFVFTRNPTTLGTGVLFGGALLALSTFSLKVWRQGKSSLPFILGQAVLAAALLWKNFQTYSMTTKLFPTGFYAFISAAMLCFYSYVVFSGGNPPPKKLKLSVAPS